One Mytilus trossulus isolate FHL-02 chromosome 5, PNRI_Mtr1.1.1.hap1, whole genome shotgun sequence DNA segment encodes these proteins:
- the LOC134718605 gene encoding L-proline trans-4-hydroxylase-like: protein MEKLAEYNFTDNFETTDQMVQDFKAKGFLLVRNLFDKDEVEKFVKAMTDSDAFYKNAYVLEAGERKVPRITWSHPGSDVTGLAARSEKVVNTCEKLLGGEVYHYHSKYMLKDAKITAPHYWHQDYGYWYNCGNLYPDMMTVWVALDKCTKKNSCLEILSGSNSCGRIEHHPHDGQIVAKKSRVDVIREKCPHIYAEMNPGDALFFHCNTLHHSSANRSNLRRWAYIMCYNKATNNPTFAHHHAQYTPIEKVPNSAIKECTNLTDLSGKEFIHPNQNASIAELFAKYSANPT from the exons ATGGAAAAGCTAGCtg AGTATAACTTCACTGATAATTTTGAGACCACTGACCAAATGGTCCAAGATTTTAAAGCCAAAGGTTTTCTTCTTGTCAG GAACTTGTTTGATAAAGATGAGGTTGAGAAGTTTGTTAAAGCAATGACTGACAGCGATGCCTTTTATAAGAACGCATATGTA CTAGAAGCTGGGGAAAGAAAAGTTCCCAGAATAACATGGAGTCATCCAGGAAGTGACGTGACCGGATTAGCGGCTAGATCGGAGAAAGTGGTCAACACGTGTGAAAAG CTACTTGGTGGCGAGGTATACCATTAccattcaaaatatatgttaaaggATGCTAAAATAACAGCACCACATTACTGGCACCAAGACTATGG ATACTGGTATAATTGCGGAAATCTTTATCCGGATATGATGACAGTATGGGTAGCTCTAGATAAATGcactaaaaaaaattcatgtttGGAA ATACTAAGTGGATCAAACAGTTGTGGAAGAATAGAACACCATCCACATGATGGACAAATCGTAGCCAAGAAATCTAGGGTTGATGTCATCAGGGAAAAGTGTCCTCACATTTACGCGGAAATGAATCCAg GTGACGCTTTGTTCTTCCATTGCAACACCTTGCACCACAGCAGTGCAAATCGTAGTAATCTTAGACGCTGGGCTTATATCATGTGTTACAACAAGGCTACAAACAACCCAACGTTTGCCCACCACCACGCCCAGTATACTCCTATCGAAAAG gTACCTAATTCTGCAATTAAAGAATGCACCAATTTAACAGATCTTTCTGGAAAGGAGTTTATTCATCCGAATCAGAATGCAAGCATTGCAGAATTATTTGCTAAATATTCTGCTAACCCGACATAA
- the LOC134719464 gene encoding neuronal acetylcholine receptor subunit alpha-10-like: MSAEHKLMIKLMRGYEKSIRPVMNSSEAVDIKLGLALTQILDLDEKNQVLTTNVWMEVEWYDQKLKWSSHDYAGMKSIRLPCDRLWLPDVVLYNSVDDYTSGYMPSLAMVFDSSRVFWGPVVRFRSSCKIDITYFPFDDQMCKLKLGSWAYHGLQVNVFNRSDTIDVSNLVDNGEWELIHVRVERNVIYYNCCEEPFPDVTFYVHLRRRVKYYFMNIIIPCIILSFLCISGFLLPPESGEKITLGLSVLLTITVFMLMVADKMPSTSESISVISIYLMVVLSMSCMSVLSSVWILCIHHQRGKPKRVPAWLKCLVFRFLAKLFCIRISKCSPKAKSKIINVSSKSRVSMEETDNVRKNHLHFELMELSNNVESHQTENTRFRNSMIDRDDNSNHRTERNESIKRLIDRDEWCKRLIDILEIKQSEDNDDEECYREWRDVAFVLDRLFFILFLILTSLSTLCILAMNPGDHFIF, translated from the exons ATGTCGGCTGAGCACAAACTTATGATTAAGTTGATGAGAGGTTACGAGAAATCAATACGACCTGTGATGAACTCATCAGAGGCTGTGGATATCAAACTCGGACTTGCGCTTACCCAGATTCTAGATTTA GATGAGAAAAATCAAGTATTGACGACTAATGTCTGGATGGAAGTG GAGTGGTACGACCAGAAACTCAAATGGTCATCACATGACTATGCAGGGATGAAAAGCATCCGGTTGCCATGTGACAGGCTATGGCTCCCGGATGTTGTTTTGTATAACag TGTTGACGATTATACATCCGGATACATGCCTAGCCTAGCAATGGTTTTCGATTCAAGTCGAGTTTTCTGGGGACCAGTTGTGAGGTTCAGAAGTTCGTGTAAAATAGATATAACATATTTTCCATTCGATGATCAAATGTGTAAATTAAAACTAGGATCTTGGGCGTATCACGGTCTACAG GTAAATGTTTTTAACAGATCTGACACCATAGACGTATCTAACCTAGTAGATAACGGCGAATGGGAACTTATACACGTACGAGTTGAGCGTAACGTCATATATTATAATTGCTGTGAGGAGCCTTTTCCTGATGTAACATTTTACGTCCATCTTCGACGAAGAGTAAAATATTACTTCATGAATATCATCAttccatgtattattctctcaTTTCTGTGTATCTCGGGATTTTTACTACCTCCAGAGAGTGGAGAGAAGATAACCCTGGGTCTGTCTGTGTTACTTACTATAACTGTTTTTATGCTAATGGTCGCAGATAAAATGCCTTCTACGTCAGAATCTATATCAGTTATCA gCATTTATCTAATGGTAGTTTTATCCATGAGTTGTATGTCTGTATTGTCGTCAGTGTGGATCTTATGTATACATCACCAACGAGGAAAACCGAAGAGAGTTCCAGCATGGTTAAAATGTCTAGTGTTCCGATTTTTAGCTAAACTTTTTTGCATACGTATTTCAAAATGCAGTCCGAAAGCTAAATCAAAAATTATCAATGTGTCTTCAAAATCTCGGGTTTCTATGGAAGAGACCGATAATGTCCGAAAGAATCATTTACATTTCGAACTGATGGAATTATCAAACAACGTTGAATCACATCAGACGGAAAATACTCGTTTCCGAAACAGTATGATCGATAGGGACGACAACTCTAATCATCGTACTGAACGAAACGAAAGCATTAAGCGTTTAATTGACCGAGATGAGTGGTGTAAACGTTTAatagatattttagaaataaaacagtCTGAAGATAACGACGACGAGGAATGCTATCGTGAATGGAGGGATGTTGCATTTGTTTTGGATAGATTATTTTTCATTCTGTTTTTGATATTGACGTCTTTATCAACATTGTGTATTCTTGCAATGAATCCTGGcgatcattttatattttaa